A window from Gemmobacter fulvus encodes these proteins:
- a CDS encoding IS5 family transposase (programmed frameshift) gives MSNLFWLTDEQMDRLRTFFPKRHGKPRVDDRRVLSGIIFVNRNGLRWCDVPREYGPPKTLYNRWKRWGDMGVFARMMEGLASEGGEEKVVMIDATYLKAHRTASSLRAKKGGPGDQRGRLIGRTKGGMNTKLHAFTDAKGRPLRFFMTAGQVSDYTGAAALLGSLPAAEWLIADRGYDADWFRDALKDKGIRPCIPGRKSRAKTVPYDKRRYSPRNWIEIMFGRLKDWRRVATRYDRCAKTFLSAVAFAATVMFWL, from the exons ATGAGCAACCTTTTTTGGCTTACTGACGAGCAGATGGACCGGCTGCGGACGTTCTTTCCGAAGCGCCATGGCAAGCCGCGTGTCGATGACCGGCGTGTTCTGAGCGGGATAATATTCGTCAATCGCAATGGGTTGCGGTGGTGCGATGTGCCTCGGGAGTATGGCCCGCCGAAGACACTCTACAACCGATGGAAGCGATGGGGCGACATGGGGGTGTTCGCCCGGATGATGGAGGGACTGGCCTCCGAAGGCGGCGAAGAGAAGGTCGTCATGATCGACGCGACCTACCTGAAGGCGCACCGCACGGCTTCGAGCCTGCGGGCGAAAAAGGGGGGCC CCGGCGACCAGAGAGGGCGTCTGATCGGCCGCACCAAAGGTGGCATGAACACTAAACTCCACGCATTCACCGACGCCAAGGGCCGCCCGCTGCGCTTCTTCATGACCGCGGGCCAGGTCAGCGACTATACCGGCGCCGCGGCCTTGCTGGGCAGCCTGCCGGCCGCTGAATGGCTGATTGCCGACCGGGGCTATGATGCCGACTGGTTTCGGGATGCTTTGAAAGACAAGGGGATACGCCCCTGCATCCCGGGCCGGAAGTCACGCGCCAAGACCGTCCCCTACGACAAGCGCCGCTATAGTCCCCGCAACTGGATCGAGATCATGTTCGGTAGGCTGAAGGACTGGCGCCGCGTCGCAACCCGCTACGACAGGTGCGCAAAGACATTCCTCTCCGCAGTCGCTTTCGCCGCTACCGTCATGTTCTGGCTATGA
- the iolG gene encoding inositol 2-dehydrogenase, whose translation MLNVALLGAGRIAGVHATAISTNPGSRLVAVSDINADAAAKLAAQYGAEARATEAILADASIDAVLIATSTDTHSDLIERATAAGKAVLCEKPVDLSLARAQACQKAVTSTGRPVMIGFNRRFDPNFAALKAALDKGEIGKAELLSITSFDPAPPPVAYIKVSGGLFRDMMIHDFDMANFIMDAPPVTVSAVGSSIVDPAIGAAGDVDTAVVTLTYADGRIAVIKNSRRAVYGYDQRVELLGSEGLLQAQNMLENTVVKSTIAGVTGAKPTYFFLERYMPAYSAEWAAFVAAVSAGDALPVTLSDGIAALAMAEAAAQSLQSGKPVAFANVLGT comes from the coding sequence ATGTTGAACGTAGCCCTTCTTGGCGCAGGCCGCATCGCGGGCGTGCATGCCACCGCCATTTCCACCAATCCCGGCAGTCGTCTTGTCGCGGTGTCGGACATCAACGCTGACGCCGCCGCCAAACTGGCCGCGCAATACGGGGCCGAGGCCCGCGCCACCGAGGCCATTCTGGCCGATGCGTCGATCGACGCCGTGCTGATCGCCACCTCGACCGACACCCATTCCGACCTGATCGAGCGGGCAACGGCGGCGGGCAAAGCCGTGCTGTGCGAAAAGCCGGTGGATCTGTCGCTGGCGCGGGCACAGGCCTGCCAGAAGGCCGTCACCTCTACGGGCCGCCCCGTGATGATCGGCTTCAACCGCCGCTTTGATCCGAACTTCGCCGCGCTGAAAGCCGCGCTGGACAAGGGCGAGATCGGCAAGGCCGAGCTGCTGTCGATCACCTCGTTCGACCCGGCGCCCCCGCCCGTGGCCTATATCAAGGTCTCGGGCGGTCTGTTCCGCGACATGATGATCCATGATTTCGACATGGCCAATTTCATCATGGATGCGCCCCCCGTCACCGTTTCAGCTGTGGGATCCTCCATCGTCGATCCGGCCATCGGGGCGGCGGGAGACGTGGATACGGCGGTGGTCACGCTGACCTATGCCGATGGTCGGATTGCGGTCATCAAGAACAGTCGTCGAGCGGTCTATGGCTATGACCAGCGGGTTGAGCTGCTGGGGTCCGAAGGCTTGCTGCAGGCGCAGAACATGCTTGAAAACACAGTCGTCAAATCGACCATCGCCGGAGTCACAGGGGCAAAACCCACCTATTTCTTCCTTGAACGCTATATGCCGGCCTACTCTGCTGAATGGGCCGCCTTTGTTGCGGCAGTCAGCGCAGGGGACGCGCTGCCGGTCACCTTGTCTGACGGCATCGCGGCGCTTGCGATGGCAGAAGCCGCTGCACAGTCGTTGCAATCCGGAAAGCCGGTGGCTTTCGCGAACGTGCTGGGCACCTAG
- a CDS encoding 3-methyl-2-oxobutanoate hydroxymethyltransferase, with translation MVHKANRPTVHDMRAMKARGQKISMLYVTTLEEAAAADAAGIHMLSIESRFFTAEMREAAGRCFVQVGLPFGPYGGLATAEEYLRAAFKFTAMGGDCFYCAASLDIQKALCDNHMPVVAHVGLIPSYITWTGWRAVGKTAAEARSVWDHVKQLEAIGCFGAELEVVPDRLGALISQNTPMIMLGMGAGPGADAQYLFAEDVLGCTDGHKPRHAKTYRTFAAEYARLQSERIAAFREFIADVNAGAYPEPQHNVAMADAEFAAFKADLGL, from the coding sequence ATGGTCCACAAAGCCAATCGCCCCACGGTGCACGACATGCGCGCCATGAAAGCGCGGGGGCAGAAAATCAGCATGCTCTATGTCACCACGCTGGAGGAAGCCGCCGCGGCCGATGCGGCGGGCATCCACATGCTGTCGATTGAAAGCCGCTTCTTCACCGCTGAAATGCGCGAGGCGGCAGGCCGCTGTTTCGTGCAGGTCGGTCTGCCCTTCGGCCCCTATGGCGGGCTGGCCACAGCGGAAGAGTACCTCCGCGCGGCGTTCAAGTTCACTGCGATGGGGGGCGACTGCTTCTACTGCGCCGCCAGTCTGGATATCCAGAAGGCGCTGTGCGACAACCACATGCCCGTGGTCGCCCATGTCGGCCTGATCCCCAGCTACATCACCTGGACCGGCTGGCGCGCGGTGGGCAAAACCGCAGCCGAGGCACGGTCGGTCTGGGACCATGTGAAACAGCTGGAAGCCATCGGCTGCTTTGGTGCAGAGCTGGAGGTGGTGCCCGACCGTCTGGGCGCGCTGATCTCGCAAAACACCCCGATGATCATGCTGGGCATGGGAGCGGGGCCGGGGGCCGACGCGCAATATCTGTTCGCCGAAGACGTGCTGGGCTGCACCGATGGCCACAAGCCGCGTCATGCCAAAACCTACCGCACCTTCGCCGCCGAATACGCCCGGCTGCAAAGCGAACGCATCGCCGCCTTCCGCGAGTTCATCGCCGACGTGAACGCAGGCGCCTATCCCGAACCGCAGCACAACGTCGCCATGGCTGACGCTGAATTCGCCGCTTTCAAGGCCGATCTGGGCCTGTAA
- a CDS encoding TIM barrel protein, whose product MTFPLAACAEMLWCDRPIEWRASRLKEMGFGVGLWNWPAWDLAKLAATGATFTIMNGYLEGRLADDAGADLLLASARETAAVGKRLGVQRLNLHGTGLGDGGIPIWQTQVATGAMWLKARDTLNRICDLGAELGVIFTLENLNLLDHPGCPFGSTADVLALVSAVNRPELRINLDLYHTQIGEGDLIRWCEKCLPWIGEVQVADNPGRYEPGTGEINYHAIAKALKAMGYSGHVSLEGFASGDEEAALEAFRNAFTV is encoded by the coding sequence ATGACATTCCCCCTTGCCGCCTGCGCCGAAATGCTGTGGTGCGACCGCCCGATCGAGTGGCGCGCGTCGCGTCTGAAAGAGATGGGCTTTGGTGTTGGCCTGTGGAACTGGCCCGCCTGGGATTTGGCCAAGCTGGCAGCCACGGGGGCCACTTTCACCATCATGAATGGCTATCTCGAGGGGCGCCTGGCCGATGATGCGGGCGCTGACCTGCTGCTGGCCTCGGCCCGGGAAACCGCTGCCGTGGGCAAACGGCTTGGGGTGCAGCGGCTGAACCTGCACGGCACGGGGCTGGGCGATGGCGGTATCCCGATCTGGCAGACACAGGTGGCTACGGGTGCAATGTGGCTGAAGGCCCGCGATACCCTGAACCGCATCTGCGATCTTGGGGCGGAACTGGGTGTGATCTTTACGCTGGAAAACCTAAACCTGCTGGATCATCCGGGCTGCCCCTTCGGGTCAACGGCAGATGTGCTGGCGCTGGTGTCCGCGGTCAACCGCCCCGAGCTTCGCATCAACCTTGACCTTTACCACACCCAGATCGGCGAGGGTGATCTGATCCGCTGGTGCGAGAAATGCCTGCCATGGATCGGTGAGGTGCAGGTGGCCGACAACCCGGGCCGCTACGAGCCGGGCACGGGCGAGATCAACTATCACGCTATTGCCAAGGCTTTGAAAGCCATGGGCTATTCCGGCCATGTCAGCCTTGAAGGCTTTGCCAGCGGCGATGAAGAGGCTGCTCTCGAAGCCTTCCGCAACGCTTTTACGGTGTAA
- a CDS encoding MocE family 2Fe-2S type ferredoxin produces MPNWIRACATTDIDLDDLMRFDHGAQTFIIIRSEEDEFFAMDGICSHEKVHLADGLVMEGTVECPKHSATFCYRTGEAKRAPACINLKTFPVKVEDGAVYIEI; encoded by the coding sequence ATGCCCAACTGGATACGCGCCTGCGCCACCACCGACATCGACCTTGACGATCTGATGCGCTTTGATCACGGCGCGCAGACCTTCATCATCATCCGCAGCGAAGAAGACGAGTTCTTCGCCATGGACGGCATTTGCAGCCACGAAAAGGTGCATCTCGCCGACGGGCTGGTGATGGAGGGCACGGTCGAATGCCCCAAGCACAGCGCCACCTTCTGCTACCGCACCGGCGAGGCCAAGCGCGCTCCCGCCTGCATCAACCTGAAAACCTTCCCCGTCAAAGTCGAAGACGGCGCTGTGTATATCGAGATCTGA
- a CDS encoding ATP-binding cassette domain-containing protein yields MAAPILALRGVNKSFGPIDVLHDITLEVRAGEVLCLLGDNGAGKSTLIKIMSGVHQPSSGTIEMDGTGIGLPTPRAASEKGIATVHQFGGTFPLMSIGRSFFVGVEPTKGFGPFKVYDRQRANDIAVKAVRDFGITRIDDGDRLVGGLSGGERQSLAIARAVHFGARVLILDEPTAALGVKQATHVLRIVNEAKRRGLAVIFITHQVMHAMAVGDHFAVLIRGAVAADFHKGEKTREEITDLMAGGASMASLEAEIETYMNSHGGHPPPPAQ; encoded by the coding sequence ATGGCCGCACCAATCCTTGCGCTGCGTGGCGTCAACAAATCCTTCGGCCCCATCGACGTGCTGCATGACATCACGCTGGAGGTCCGCGCGGGTGAGGTTCTGTGCCTGCTGGGCGACAATGGCGCCGGAAAATCCACGCTCATCAAGATCATGTCGGGCGTCCACCAACCCAGCTCTGGCACCATAGAGATGGATGGCACGGGCATCGGCCTGCCGACCCCGCGCGCCGCATCTGAAAAGGGCATCGCCACGGTGCACCAGTTCGGTGGAACCTTCCCCCTGATGTCCATCGGCCGCAGCTTTTTCGTGGGGGTAGAGCCGACCAAGGGCTTCGGGCCGTTCAAGGTTTATGACCGCCAGCGCGCCAATGACATCGCCGTCAAGGCCGTGCGCGATTTCGGCATCACCCGGATCGACGACGGCGACCGTCTGGTCGGCGGTCTGTCCGGCGGCGAACGTCAATCACTGGCCATTGCCCGTGCCGTGCATTTCGGCGCGCGGGTGCTGATCCTGGATGAGCCCACCGCAGCACTTGGCGTCAAGCAGGCCACCCATGTTCTGCGCATCGTGAACGAGGCGAAACGGCGGGGCCTCGCGGTGATCTTCATCACCCATCAGGTGATGCACGCCATGGCCGTGGGCGATCATTTCGCGGTGCTGATCCGCGGCGCGGTCGCCGCCGACTTCCACAAGGGCGAAAAGACCCGCGAAGAAATCACCGATCTGATGGCGGGCGGGGCCTCGATGGCCAGCCTTGAGGCCGAGATCGAAACCTACATGAACAGCCATGGCGGCCACCCGCCGCCGCCGGCGCAATAG
- a CDS encoding ABC transporter permease yields MSRTFSFGALARRPEAGAALGLFAVLIFFAIFGGVTFLKPSGMASWLNVAANLGVIAIPLGLLMIAGELDISVGAMVPFGAMTVSVISGHYGLPIWMGIAAALSFGVIVGLVNGFLVIRTAVPSLIVTLGTLFAVQGIVLGLTVLITKSTSVALKTEGVAKVMFGDFVLGGQMQVMVLWWLGLTALYVFFVHLSPFGNWVFAMGGDKVSARNAGIPTERLTMVLFVLSSTSAAFVGMCQAILYNSAQVAGGQSFIFNAIISVVVGGVLLTGGFGSVIGIFFGTITFAIVTQGIYYTDFDRNWSSLIIGVLLLGAVLMNNTFRKMALSYAPKKGGK; encoded by the coding sequence ATGTCCAGAACCTTTTCCTTTGGCGCCCTTGCGCGCCGCCCCGAAGCGGGGGCCGCGCTTGGCCTTTTCGCCGTCCTCATCTTCTTTGCCATCTTTGGCGGAGTCACCTTCCTGAAACCCTCCGGCATGGCAAGCTGGCTGAACGTTGCCGCAAACCTTGGCGTCATCGCCATTCCGCTGGGCCTGTTGATGATCGCGGGCGAGCTGGACATCTCGGTCGGGGCCATGGTGCCCTTTGGCGCGATGACCGTTTCCGTGATCTCGGGCCATTACGGGTTGCCGATCTGGATGGGCATTGCTGCGGCATTGTCTTTCGGCGTGATCGTCGGTCTGGTGAATGGCTTTCTGGTGATCCGCACCGCCGTTCCATCGCTGATCGTGACGCTGGGCACCCTGTTTGCCGTTCAGGGCATCGTGCTGGGCCTGACCGTGCTGATCACCAAATCCACCTCGGTCGCCCTGAAAACCGAAGGCGTGGCCAAGGTGATGTTTGGCGATTTCGTGCTGGGCGGGCAGATGCAGGTCATGGTGTTGTGGTGGCTGGGGCTGACGGCGCTGTATGTGTTCTTTGTCCACCTGTCACCCTTCGGGAACTGGGTTTTCGCCATGGGCGGCGACAAGGTTTCGGCCCGCAACGCCGGCATCCCGACCGAGCGGCTGACCATGGTGCTGTTCGTGCTGTCCTCCACCTCCGCCGCCTTTGTCGGCATGTGCCAGGCGATCCTTTACAACTCGGCCCAGGTGGCGGGCGGGCAGTCGTTCATCTTCAACGCGATCATCTCGGTTGTGGTGGGGGGCGTGCTGCTGACCGGGGGCTTCGGGTCGGTGATCGGGATCTTCTTTGGCACCATCACCTTCGCCATCGTCACCCAAGGCATCTACTACACTGATTTTGACCGCAACTGGTCGTCGCTCATCATCGGCGTGCTGCTGTTGGGCGCAGTCTTGATGAACAATACCTTCCGCAAAATGGCGCTGTCCTATGCGCCGAAGAAAGGGGGCAAGTGA
- a CDS encoding substrate-binding domain-containing protein, with protein sequence MSFMKTLAKALATTALISSASAAMSADIAVIGGSNDDAFWNIIKKGIDDATPGVVANGGSVNYLRLVNYDNFAPDVVQLIRTAISMEVDGLVIPNWVPEAEDPAIKDAIAAGIKVILMNAGGADKATELGAINYVGSDEYVAGLAGGEYFGKGGQKNVLCINTLPGASNTEARCKGVIDGVTTAGGMGAQLPLPTTSFGDATAVAEAIKAELLKDESIDGVITISAGDADSAAIAVDQAGKSGKTLLGSFDMNQAGLDRIKGGTQAFAIDQQPYLQSFLAVSLLAAHIDFGTDLPVFPVLTGPGIVDASNIDATLAGVAKGAR encoded by the coding sequence ATGAGCTTTATGAAAACCCTCGCCAAGGCATTGGCAACCACGGCCCTGATCAGCAGCGCTTCGGCGGCGATGTCGGCCGATATCGCGGTGATCGGCGGCTCGAATGACGATGCCTTCTGGAACATCATCAAGAAAGGCATAGACGATGCCACCCCCGGCGTTGTCGCCAATGGCGGCAGCGTGAACTACCTGCGTCTGGTGAATTACGACAACTTCGCCCCCGATGTTGTGCAACTGATCCGCACCGCGATCTCGATGGAGGTTGATGGTCTGGTCATCCCGAACTGGGTGCCCGAGGCCGAAGATCCCGCAATCAAGGACGCCATCGCCGCAGGGATCAAGGTGATCCTGATGAATGCGGGCGGTGCTGACAAGGCGACCGAACTGGGCGCGATCAACTATGTCGGCTCTGATGAATATGTGGCCGGTCTGGCCGGGGGCGAGTATTTCGGCAAGGGCGGGCAGAAGAATGTGCTCTGCATCAACACCCTGCCGGGTGCGTCCAACACCGAGGCGCGCTGCAAGGGCGTGATCGATGGCGTGACCACCGCAGGCGGCATGGGTGCGCAACTGCCGCTGCCGACCACCAGCTTTGGCGATGCAACGGCCGTGGCCGAGGCGATCAAGGCGGAACTGCTGAAAGATGAAAGCATCGACGGCGTCATCACCATCTCGGCCGGCGACGCTGACAGCGCGGCCATCGCGGTGGATCAGGCGGGCAAGAGCGGCAAGACCCTGCTCGGCTCGTTCGACATGAACCAGGCGGGTCTTGACCGTATCAAGGGCGGCACCCAGGCCTTTGCCATTGACCAGCAGCCCTATCTGCAATCCTTCCTGGCGGTCAGCCTGCTGGCCGCGCATATCGACTTTGGCACCGACCTGCCGGTGTTTCCGGTGCTGACCGGCCCGGGGATCGTGGATGCGTCCAACATCGATGCCACGCTGGCCGGGGTGGCCAAAGGCGCGCGTTGA
- a CDS encoding sterol desaturase family protein has translation MDDLKFGTRNKRGDWAPSAVLDVPPFWKRPFSLPKVLAWIPEYLFPWNAFHMATTLIWWFYVVPDVEVMKTLSFGWPLWLYAVNAAAIFVFYGGVELFWYVKKKQGTRFKYNAKFPAEQPSDVFWFKSQNIDNFLRSFFLSIPLWTLVQVIFLHAYATGAVPWLSWSDNWLWLVTLTLLAPAIHEVHFFCIHRLIHTPLLYKWVHSVHHNSVNPSPWSSLSMHPVEGFLYHAVALWHLVIPSNPIIAMFQLHLAGFGAVNGHIGFDKLEITEDSTLDSHAYAHYLHHKYFEVNYGGDGLIPLDKWFGYFHDGSKAGDAQMQARFEKKKARMNAKALRG, from the coding sequence ATGGACGATCTGAAATTCGGCACCCGGAACAAACGTGGCGACTGGGCCCCGTCTGCGGTTCTGGACGTGCCACCGTTCTGGAAGCGCCCGTTCAGCCTGCCGAAAGTTCTGGCCTGGATCCCGGAATACCTGTTCCCGTGGAACGCCTTCCACATGGCAACCACGCTGATCTGGTGGTTCTATGTCGTGCCCGATGTCGAGGTGATGAAAACCCTGTCCTTTGGCTGGCCGCTCTGGCTTTACGCCGTGAACGCCGCCGCGATCTTCGTGTTTTACGGCGGGGTGGAGCTGTTCTGGTATGTAAAGAAAAAGCAGGGCACGCGGTTCAAGTACAACGCGAAATTCCCGGCCGAACAGCCTTCGGATGTGTTCTGGTTCAAATCGCAGAACATCGACAACTTCCTGCGCAGCTTCTTCCTCTCGATCCCGCTGTGGACGCTGGTGCAGGTGATCTTTTTGCACGCCTATGCCACGGGCGCCGTTCCATGGTTGAGCTGGTCTGACAACTGGCTGTGGCTGGTCACGCTGACCCTGTTGGCCCCAGCGATCCATGAGGTGCATTTCTTCTGCATCCACCGCCTGATCCACACGCCGCTGCTGTATAAATGGGTGCATTCGGTTCACCACAACTCGGTCAACCCCAGCCCGTGGTCTTCGCTGTCGATGCACCCTGTCGAAGGCTTCCTGTATCACGCCGTTGCGCTGTGGCACCTTGTGATCCCCTCGAACCCGATCATTGCAATGTTCCAGCTGCATCTGGCGGGGTTTGGCGCGGTGAATGGCCATATCGGGTTCGACAAGCTGGAGATCACGGAAGACAGCACTTTGGACAGCCACGCCTACGCCCATTACCTGCACCACAAGTATTTCGAAGTGAACTACGGCGGGGATGGGCTGATCCCTTTGGACAAGTGGTTTGGCTATTTCCACGACGGATCGAAAGCGGGCGATGCGCAGATGCAGGCCCGGTTCGAGAAAAAGAAAGCGCGGATGAACGCCAAGGCGTTGCGCGGATGA
- a CDS encoding LacI family DNA-binding transcriptional regulator: MRCSADDPPRDLADAAAVSVATVNRVLAGAANVRAPTRLLVQEAAERIGFYGLGTIQSRVAASRPKYRFGVLLLQPHRPFYQNIAAALRRAVAEVTSAEIDLRIEFLEDLSPQNTADRALALAKDCQALCIVAAVHPIVTEAVAQIQARGVHVFALVGQLSATGQVPYIGLDNWKVGRTAAWTFANVCKTPGKIGILLGNPRYRNQEMNEAGFRSYFREMASEFTLLEPLSTFEASAIAQEMTEKLLAEHPDLVGLYISGGGISGALAALRSAGKTEKIVAVGYDLFDVTRSALLDGTMTLVISHPLDRLAHDAMEAMVAACAPISSPANLTRVVPFEIYTRENL; the protein is encoded by the coding sequence TTGAGATGTTCTGCAGATGACCCGCCCCGCGATCTGGCCGATGCGGCCGCCGTTTCTGTTGCCACCGTGAACCGGGTTTTGGCGGGGGCGGCCAATGTGCGCGCGCCGACTCGGCTTCTGGTTCAGGAAGCGGCGGAGAGAATCGGCTTCTACGGCTTGGGCACCATCCAGTCGCGCGTTGCAGCCAGTCGCCCGAAATACCGCTTTGGCGTTCTGTTGTTGCAGCCGCATCGCCCGTTCTACCAAAACATCGCCGCCGCCCTGCGCCGCGCCGTGGCCGAGGTGACCAGCGCCGAGATCGACCTGCGGATCGAATTTCTGGAGGATCTGTCGCCACAAAACACCGCTGACCGCGCGCTTGCGCTGGCAAAGGACTGTCAGGCCCTGTGCATCGTTGCCGCCGTGCATCCCATCGTGACCGAGGCCGTGGCCCAGATTCAGGCGCGGGGGGTGCATGTCTTTGCTCTTGTGGGGCAGCTTTCGGCCACCGGTCAGGTGCCCTATATCGGTTTGGACAACTGGAAGGTTGGCCGCACCGCTGCATGGACGTTTGCCAATGTCTGCAAGACCCCCGGCAAGATCGGGATTCTTCTGGGCAACCCTCGCTATCGAAATCAGGAAATGAACGAAGCTGGTTTTCGGTCCTATTTCCGCGAAATGGCGTCCGAGTTTACCCTGCTTGAACCGCTCTCAACCTTTGAAGCCTCGGCAATCGCGCAGGAGATGACGGAAAAGCTGCTTGCAGAGCATCCTGATCTGGTCGGGCTTTACATCTCGGGCGGTGGGATAAGTGGCGCGCTTGCTGCGCTGCGCAGTGCGGGCAAGACGGAGAAAATTGTGGCGGTGGGCTATGATCTGTTTGATGTGACCCGTTCGGCGCTGCTGGATGGCACCATGACCCTTGTCATCTCGCACCCATTGGACCGACTTGCCCATGACGCGATGGAGGCCATGGTCGCCGCATGCGCGCCCATCAGCAGCCCCGCAAACCTGACCCGTGTGGTTCCCTTCGAGATATACACGCGAGAAAATCTGTAG
- a CDS encoding IS110 family transposase, with protein MSEISILAIDLAKNSFQVCGVRSDGVVVFNRAISRGRLVQLLADQVPCVVAMEACATSHHWGRVAMAHGHDVRLIPANYVKPFVKRQKNDFADAAAIAEAASRPSMSFVAVKSAEKQGRAVAFRTHQCFVRQRTQLINALRGHLAEFGLVAPKGPIHLKLLQTALKGSDVDLPAPVREMGQIYLQQIDQLTDIITRLACDLEAATKTDCELRRLCTVPGIGPVTAGAIAAFAPDLEAFDNGRNFAAWLGLVPRQHSTGGKTRLGAVSKMGQCDIRKLLIVGAMSVIRWVVRRGSSPDRWLANLVARKPRMVAAVALANKMARMVWAMMTKGEDYRMA; from the coding sequence ATGTCTGAGATTAGCATACTGGCGATCGACCTTGCCAAGAACAGTTTTCAGGTTTGCGGCGTCAGGTCGGATGGCGTCGTTGTCTTCAACCGGGCGATATCGCGTGGGCGGCTGGTGCAGTTGCTTGCGGATCAGGTACCGTGTGTTGTCGCTATGGAGGCTTGCGCCACGTCGCATCACTGGGGCCGTGTGGCCATGGCGCACGGTCATGACGTGCGGCTGATCCCGGCAAATTATGTGAAGCCCTTTGTGAAGCGCCAGAAGAATGATTTTGCTGACGCGGCAGCCATCGCCGAAGCGGCCTCACGGCCCAGCATGAGCTTCGTCGCCGTTAAGAGCGCCGAGAAGCAAGGGCGTGCCGTAGCTTTTCGAACGCATCAGTGTTTTGTGCGGCAGCGGACGCAGTTGATCAACGCGCTACGAGGGCATCTGGCAGAGTTCGGCCTGGTGGCTCCGAAAGGGCCGATCCATCTGAAGCTTTTGCAAACTGCCTTGAAGGGATCGGATGTCGATCTGCCTGCGCCGGTTCGGGAGATGGGACAGATCTATTTGCAGCAGATCGACCAGCTGACCGACATCATCACGCGCTTGGCCTGCGACCTTGAGGCTGCGACAAAGACCGATTGCGAGTTGCGGCGACTGTGCACCGTGCCGGGCATTGGCCCAGTGACCGCCGGCGCCATCGCGGCTTTTGCTCCGGATCTTGAGGCCTTTGACAATGGCCGGAACTTTGCCGCGTGGCTGGGTCTAGTCCCGCGACAACACTCAACCGGCGGCAAGACCCGCCTAGGTGCGGTCAGCAAGATGGGGCAATGCGACATCCGCAAGCTGTTGATCGTCGGGGCCATGAGCGTAATCCGCTGGGTTGTGCGCCGCGGCAGCAGTCCCGACCGATGGCTGGCCAACCTCGTTGCCCGCAAGCCGCGCATGGTTGCCGCCGTCGCATTGGCTAACAAGATGGCACGAATGGTTTGGGCGATGATGACGAAAGGGGAGGACTATCGAATGGCGTGA
- a CDS encoding helix-turn-helix domain-containing protein, with translation MLLYEHNAVNENDLTIEHSKSRPRDEDAHAGLAERIRTLRQAQGMSQVDLAAKAGFARSTLSKIEKGQLSPTFELLLKLARGLQIELAALVQPERHPLVGRLHVERRMSGVALDYPNHRFYALASQLQGRHFQAAVVDFIEADLAAFGPMNRHESEDMLFVLSGRLAFHSEGYTPITLDVGDSLFFDGTMGHACLSASQTEPCQCLYVYAAL, from the coding sequence ATGCTATTATACGAACACAATGCAGTCAATGAGAACGACTTGACTATAGAACACAGCAAATCGCGTCCTCGGGATGAAGATGCTCATGCAGGATTGGCCGAGCGAATTCGTACCCTGCGCCAAGCGCAGGGCATGAGTCAGGTTGACCTTGCGGCCAAGGCAGGCTTTGCCCGATCAACCCTGTCGAAAATCGAAAAGGGACAGCTTTCACCTACATTTGAGCTGCTTTTGAAACTGGCTCGTGGCTTGCAGATCGAACTTGCAGCTTTGGTTCAGCCTGAGCGGCACCCGCTTGTTGGGCGTCTGCACGTCGAACGTAGGATGTCGGGTGTGGCCCTCGACTATCCCAATCACCGTTTCTACGCGCTGGCCAGTCAATTGCAGGGTCGTCACTTTCAGGCGGCGGTCGTCGATTTTATCGAGGCCGACCTCGCGGCCTTCGGCCCGATGAACAGGCATGAGAGCGAGGACATGCTTTTTGTCCTATCCGGTCGGCTTGCGTTCCATTCGGAAGGCTACACGCCTATCACGCTAGATGTCGGTGACAGTTTGTTTTTTGACGGCACGATGGGTCATGCCTGCCTTAGCGCATCTCAAACTGAGCCTTGTCAGTGTCTTTATGTCTATGCAGCATTATGA